The Teredinibacter sp. KSP-S5-2 genome includes a window with the following:
- a CDS encoding oleate hydratase produces the protein MIGNYTKVIASRKQGIEKKRAFLVGGGIASLAAAAYMIRDGHMAGDKITILEQLDINGGCLDGSGNANDGYIMRGGREMEAHYECTWDLYSFIPDLMTKRNDDGTSELVPDPNNTVLKTIRDVNQWDPNSSKCRLMSNCGEPDRDSSLGLSLKHVLELTKLTIKTEEELGATTVKEFFSSSFFETNMWFFWTSMFAMETWHSVVEMRRYMQRFMHLMPTMSRLENILFTTYNQYESMVLPLQTWLKDQGVNFDLNTQVTDLDIKIENNEKVVTAIHLLRTSDSSTEAKEETIDTTEDDLVLVTNGSMTENSSTGNNNAPAILNTETGACWSLWRKIAAKDPAFGKPDVFCTNIDKSKFVSFTITATDSPIANLLEKFTGVDPYSHKAVTGGIMTIKDSSWLMSVTCNRQPQYRSQPVGDHQPKEYDGQPDKNVLAIWAYGLFPDNVGDYVKKKMCDCTGEELLKELLYHWGAEDQIPEILKTTKVIPCMMPYITSQFLPRVKGDRPEVVPEGSKNLAFLGQFTEIPEDCVFTVEYSVRSAIMAVYKLLGIADKQPPEVFPSKDDIRVILKASETLHGGSIPGEHLLSHLLKGTSLHGLLDKE, from the coding sequence ATGATTGGGAACTACACCAAAGTGATTGCGTCCCGAAAGCAGGGTATAGAAAAAAAACGCGCTTTCCTTGTTGGCGGAGGTATTGCTTCGTTAGCTGCTGCTGCATACATGATTAGGGACGGTCATATGGCCGGGGATAAAATCACCATTTTGGAACAACTGGATATCAACGGTGGTTGTCTGGATGGAAGTGGCAATGCCAATGATGGATACATTATGCGCGGTGGTCGTGAAATGGAAGCGCATTATGAGTGCACCTGGGATCTTTATTCGTTCATTCCAGACCTAATGACTAAAAGAAATGATGACGGGACGTCTGAACTTGTTCCAGACCCGAACAATACCGTTCTAAAAACGATTCGTGATGTAAACCAATGGGACCCAAATTCTTCCAAGTGCCGCCTCATGAGCAACTGCGGTGAACCAGATCGAGATTCTTCATTAGGGCTTTCATTAAAACATGTTCTGGAGCTCACTAAGCTAACCATAAAAACCGAAGAAGAGTTAGGTGCAACGACAGTAAAAGAGTTCTTTTCAAGCTCATTCTTTGAAACCAATATGTGGTTTTTTTGGACGTCCATGTTTGCCATGGAAACATGGCATTCCGTGGTTGAGATGCGGCGCTATATGCAGCGCTTTATGCACCTGATGCCCACTATGAGCAGGCTGGAAAATATCTTGTTTACTACCTACAACCAATACGAATCTATGGTATTGCCCTTGCAAACATGGCTGAAAGATCAAGGAGTTAATTTTGATTTAAACACTCAGGTGACAGATCTGGATATTAAAATTGAAAACAACGAAAAGGTTGTCACTGCGATCCATCTTCTTCGTACTTCCGATTCCAGTACCGAGGCAAAAGAAGAAACCATCGACACAACTGAAGATGATTTGGTGTTGGTTACCAACGGTTCAATGACCGAGAATTCATCCACCGGCAATAATAATGCACCAGCCATTCTTAACACCGAAACCGGGGCCTGTTGGAGCCTGTGGAGAAAAATTGCAGCCAAAGACCCCGCTTTTGGCAAGCCCGATGTTTTCTGTACGAACATAGATAAAAGCAAGTTTGTTTCTTTTACCATTACTGCTACCGACTCCCCCATAGCGAATTTATTAGAGAAGTTCACCGGTGTAGACCCATACTCCCATAAAGCCGTCACAGGCGGCATCATGACTATCAAAGATTCCAGCTGGCTAATGAGTGTGACCTGCAACCGCCAGCCTCAATACAGAAGCCAGCCAGTGGGTGACCACCAACCAAAAGAGTACGATGGTCAACCGGATAAGAATGTACTCGCGATCTGGGCTTATGGATTATTTCCAGATAACGTCGGTGATTACGTGAAAAAGAAAATGTGTGATTGCACCGGTGAAGAGCTACTTAAAGAGTTACTTTACCATTGGGGTGCCGAAGACCAGATTCCGGAAATATTGAAAACGACCAAGGTCATTCCCTGCATGATGCCCTATATCACCAGCCAGTTTTTACCCCGCGTCAAAGGCGACCGCCCCGAAGTCGTTCCCGAGGGAAGTAAAAACCTTGCATTTCTCGGGCAGTTCACCGAGATACCAGAAGATTGCGTATTTACTGTTGAGTATTCGGTTCGTTCGGCAATAATGGCGGTCTACAAATTACTCGGCATTGCCGACAAGCAACCTCCTGAAGTGTTTCCATCCAAAGACGATATTCGCGTAATCTTAAAAGCAAGTGAAACCCTGCACGGCGGCAGCATTCCAGGTGAACACTTATTATCTCACCTGCTAAAAGGCACAAGCTTGCACGGCCTGCTAGACAAGGAATAA
- a CDS encoding GGDEF domain-containing protein → MSTLTSSLQRDFQLKSMFRLSITAGSVLFPIAIYHLFYNDVQIGCGALVISLSLFFGSWSCYKKTYRSIYTFFLLIPFSTFYVAYQMTTVGISFSYWSYPTILLFYFMLTERQAWLSNILFVLVTVPLAWHLFEVREAARFAVTLLAVSAYAAVFLRVISKQNGELSQLAITDPLTGVYNRSLLEDSLDKALHQSGRTGTAFTLIGIDIDNFKQVNDELGHDTGDYILMRLGTFLKSFFRESDRVFRTGGEEFIVLVHNSDEVCCIDLAEKVRKEIEILSLIPGRKITVSIGVAGSGSEKDWKVWMKRCDENLYEAKNSGRNKVVAV, encoded by the coding sequence ATGAGTACGTTAACCTCATCGCTGCAAAGAGATTTTCAGCTTAAATCGATGTTCCGGCTTTCTATCACAGCGGGGAGTGTGTTATTTCCTATCGCTATTTATCACTTGTTCTATAATGACGTTCAAATAGGCTGTGGTGCTTTAGTTATATCGCTGAGTTTATTTTTTGGTAGCTGGAGTTGCTATAAAAAAACCTATAGATCTATCTACACGTTTTTTCTACTTATTCCGTTTTCGACTTTCTATGTAGCTTATCAAATGACCACTGTGGGAATAAGTTTTAGCTACTGGAGTTATCCCACTATCTTGTTGTTTTATTTTATGTTGACGGAACGCCAGGCGTGGTTATCCAACATTCTGTTTGTACTTGTTACAGTTCCACTCGCTTGGCACCTTTTTGAAGTGCGAGAAGCAGCGAGGTTTGCGGTTACTCTCCTTGCAGTCAGCGCGTATGCGGCGGTTTTCCTTCGTGTTATATCCAAACAAAATGGCGAATTAAGCCAGCTTGCGATTACAGACCCTTTAACTGGTGTGTACAACAGGTCGCTACTGGAGGATTCTTTGGATAAAGCGCTACATCAATCTGGCCGAACAGGTACTGCATTCACACTCATTGGAATAGATATCGATAATTTTAAACAGGTAAATGATGAGCTGGGCCACGATACCGGTGATTACATTCTTATGCGGTTGGGCACATTCTTAAAGAGCTTCTTCCGAGAGAGCGATAGAGTGTTTAGGACGGGCGGAGAAGAGTTTATCGTACTCGTCCATAATTCTGATGAGGTCTGTTGTATTGATCTTGCTGAAAAAGTAAGGAAAGAGATTGAAATTCTCTCATTAATACCCGGTCGTAAAATAACGGTCAGCATTGGTGTGGCTGGATCAGGCTCTGAAAAGGATTGGAAGGTGTGGATGAAAAGGTGCGATGAGAACTTATACGAAGCCAAAAATAGTGGCCGTAATAAGGTGGTTGCGGTTTAA
- a CDS encoding patatin-like phospholipase family protein, whose protein sequence is MISKKMAAFLIINVILVSGFTFAKEPHSVKKNTPTKKVIVLALDGGGIKGVIPATFLQHIETSLGKQSYQLFDVIGGTSTGGIISAALTSIKQKDKLPRTAEQIVQIYKNNGSDIFTPEECLVEMCATYSVDNGSGKGIEVFLQKTFGKTTSLSESNAHIRLLPDSRVRQMFTTAYIVNSKGDIVASPVKGEDYGPYLFNWFDAAQDKTKHNYMVWEAARGTSAAPTFFPVAHVGGGKGLRSPMPEKWVIDGGTMSNDPAVWGVAEALRTGLAKDLKDIIVISLGTGIYPGSAGVGIHNNATDDTPKDGNWSTVPWVVEKLYDLEGEAHTRGALLSVVLSAVQMVSDNQLKALEKAGLQYYRLEPKLTIKQDQMDNISPENINALIATTNNYLKSKNGKKTFEDIVAAIKNN, encoded by the coding sequence ATGATAAGCAAGAAAATGGCTGCATTCCTGATTATCAATGTGATTTTAGTATCTGGATTCACCTTCGCCAAAGAACCACACTCCGTTAAAAAAAATACACCAACAAAAAAAGTGATTGTACTGGCGTTGGATGGCGGCGGTATAAAAGGAGTCATTCCCGCAACGTTTTTGCAGCATATAGAGACTTCTCTTGGAAAACAGTCTTATCAGCTTTTTGATGTCATTGGGGGCACGTCCACCGGGGGGATTATTTCTGCCGCGCTGACCAGCATAAAACAAAAGGACAAGCTACCTCGCACTGCTGAACAGATTGTGCAAATTTACAAAAATAATGGCAGTGATATTTTTACTCCTGAAGAGTGCCTAGTGGAAATGTGCGCTACATACAGTGTAGACAATGGCAGCGGAAAAGGCATTGAAGTTTTTCTCCAAAAAACCTTCGGAAAAACAACCTCACTTTCAGAAAGCAATGCTCATATTCGTCTTTTGCCAGATTCACGTGTTCGCCAAATGTTCACCACAGCTTATATTGTAAACAGCAAGGGCGATATAGTGGCATCACCGGTTAAAGGAGAAGACTACGGCCCTTACTTATTCAATTGGTTCGACGCAGCTCAAGACAAAACCAAGCACAACTACATGGTATGGGAAGCTGCACGAGGCACCAGTGCTGCGCCCACTTTTTTCCCTGTGGCCCACGTAGGTGGTGGAAAAGGTTTGCGTTCACCTATGCCGGAAAAATGGGTTATTGATGGAGGAACGATGTCTAACGATCCGGCCGTATGGGGAGTGGCAGAAGCGCTGCGCACAGGCCTGGCCAAGGATCTCAAAGATATTATTGTTATCTCCCTAGGTACCGGGATATACCCTGGAAGTGCGGGTGTGGGTATTCATAACAACGCAACAGATGATACCCCCAAAGATGGTAACTGGAGTACTGTACCCTGGGTCGTGGAAAAGCTTTATGATTTGGAAGGTGAGGCCCATACCAGGGGAGCTTTGCTAAGTGTTGTACTAAGTGCAGTGCAAATGGTCTCCGATAATCAACTCAAAGCGCTAGAGAAGGCTGGTTTACAGTATTACAGGCTGGAGCCCAAGTTAACCATCAAACAGGATCAAATGGACAATATTTCACCAGAAAATATTAACGCATTAATTGCAACTACCAATAATTACTTGAAATCCAAAAATGGAAAAAAGACGTTTGAAGATATCGTTGCAGCGATAAAAAATAACTAA
- a CDS encoding HNH endonuclease produces MARILRLDLSGVPTHWLSREQAAMLYAKNLVVWGIGDRALIIHGGVNRQGVQSSFEMSPVIATRGEMFLRGQLRSISNRLLFRRDNHHCLYCGHPFDTAYLTRDHVTPRGQGGKDTWENVVTACKRCNHSKGNRTPEQAGMALLAVPFVPNIYERMYLSQHVVLKDQMNYLEKQFSGKRIWGPA; encoded by the coding sequence ATGGCACGTATTCTTAGATTAGATTTATCAGGCGTTCCGACTCATTGGTTGAGTCGAGAACAAGCCGCGATGTTGTACGCTAAAAATCTCGTAGTTTGGGGGATTGGCGACAGAGCTTTGATAATTCACGGTGGCGTGAATCGCCAAGGTGTTCAGTCTTCATTTGAAATGTCGCCGGTTATTGCTACGCGAGGAGAAATGTTTTTACGCGGTCAACTTCGATCAATTTCAAATAGGTTGTTGTTTCGTCGTGATAACCACCACTGCTTGTACTGTGGTCATCCATTTGACACCGCGTATTTAACCCGCGATCACGTTACTCCACGGGGGCAAGGCGGGAAAGATACTTGGGAGAATGTTGTTACCGCATGCAAACGCTGCAACCACAGTAAAGGTAACAGGACTCCGGAGCAAGCGGGTATGGCGCTTTTAGCAGTTCCATTTGTTCCCAACATTTACGAGCGGATGTACTTATCACAGCACGTAGTACTGAAGGATCAAATGAATTATTTGGAAAAGCAATTTTCCGGAAAAAGAATTTGGGGGCCGGCGTAA
- a CDS encoding slipin family protein, whose amino-acid sequence MFFWKEIDIADNERVLLFDRDRLQKVLSPGRHTLFTFGKKYTVEKYDITKVFFDHPRLKFLIRQYEDVLKDYIDVYELGDQEVGVIYRDNKVSDILPPGNLLVAWKSTEEVRVEITDISVNYEINPDLVALLGRGLKIGTSRNVDNAVSYAEVPDEHVGLLQVNGKLEKVLESGSYGFWKYNRSVSVKLLDLRLQTIDVSGQEILTKDRVSLRINLSASYKLTDAETVARKLKDYANFLYLELQLRLREAVGTKLLDELLEDKDALNSVIANGVKDKLNEYGIQLLSVGVKDIILPGDMKQILNQVVEAQKEAEANLIKRREETQAMRSLHNTAKVMENNPVLLRLKELEALERITTKIDKITVYGGLDGVMNNLVSLMPSSSNK is encoded by the coding sequence ATGTTCTTTTGGAAAGAAATTGATATTGCCGACAATGAGCGGGTATTACTGTTCGATCGAGACAGGTTGCAAAAAGTACTTAGTCCTGGTCGACACACATTATTTACATTCGGTAAGAAATACACCGTTGAGAAGTACGATATTACAAAGGTATTTTTTGATCACCCTCGGCTGAAGTTCTTAATCCGACAGTACGAAGATGTCTTAAAAGATTATATTGACGTATATGAACTGGGTGACCAAGAAGTCGGTGTAATTTATCGAGACAACAAAGTTTCGGATATTCTGCCTCCCGGTAATCTTTTAGTTGCTTGGAAGAGTACCGAAGAAGTACGTGTTGAAATAACAGACATTTCTGTTAATTATGAAATCAATCCGGATTTGGTTGCTCTTTTAGGTCGAGGGCTGAAAATTGGTACAAGTCGCAACGTGGACAACGCAGTGAGCTATGCTGAAGTACCAGACGAACATGTGGGTTTACTACAGGTTAACGGTAAATTGGAAAAGGTATTGGAGTCCGGTTCTTACGGTTTTTGGAAATACAACCGTTCTGTTTCTGTAAAACTGTTGGATTTACGCTTGCAAACCATTGATGTAAGTGGGCAGGAAATTCTTACCAAAGACCGTGTGAGTTTGCGTATTAACTTATCCGCAAGCTACAAGCTGACAGATGCCGAAACCGTAGCTCGCAAACTAAAGGACTATGCGAACTTTTTGTATCTTGAACTTCAACTTCGATTACGAGAAGCAGTGGGCACAAAACTACTCGATGAATTATTAGAAGATAAGGATGCCCTAAACTCAGTAATCGCAAATGGAGTGAAAGATAAGCTGAACGAGTATGGTATTCAGTTACTAAGCGTTGGTGTGAAAGACATCATCTTACCTGGTGACATGAAGCAAATCCTTAACCAGGTGGTTGAAGCTCAAAAGGAAGCTGAAGCCAACTTGATCAAACGCCGAGAGGAAACTCAAGCGATGCGATCACTGCATAACACAGCAAAGGTGATGGAAAACAACCCAGTACTATTGCGTTTGAAAGAGCTGGAAGCTCTTGAAAGAATCACCACTAAAATCGATAAGATTACAGTTTACGGTGGTTTAGATGGTGTTATGAATAACTTGGTTAGCCTGATGCCATCAAGTTCCAACAAATAA